The following coding sequences are from one Oncorhynchus kisutch isolate 150728-3 linkage group LG23, Okis_V2, whole genome shotgun sequence window:
- the ulk1b gene encoding serine/threonine-protein kinase ULK1 isoform X2 gives METVGKFEFSRKDLIGHGAFAVVFKGRNREKHDWEVAVKCINKKNLAKSQTLLGKEIKILKELKHENIVALHDFQETASSVYLVMEYCNGGDLADYLHSKGTLSEDTIRVFLQQIAGAMRVLQAKGIIHRDLKPQNILLSYPAGRKSHSTNTCIKIADFGFARYLQNNMMAATLCGSPMYMAPEVIMSQNYDAKADLWSIGTILFQCLTGKSPFQASSPQDLRLFYEKNKNLSPNIPRETSCPLRLLLLGLLQRNHKDRMDFEEFFCHPFLEASSSMKKTTPAVTMTCFPSSASASSCSSSSTSHLASPPQSLAEVQQVRTKTLASPTQDSPGFLLKDSSGGGCSSKNSSCDTDDFVMVPAHFPTGELNCEGPTGKVFHDSLMNSGSLLAFGGLGSQGKTPPHSPSYSGSPNPISRPNEFSGSNCGNYGQSVPIPVPTQVQNYQRMEQKLHSPSQDGSPRLSTPVRRCSSNSSLGFGRTGPSLPYPGGYGALAGLRRLSVGGARPFQLSPQVGTIPELPGQVRPLGTDTGSGGSQDGALQFLDMRPPAQQQGLVTRLHSAPCLLEAASRGGRQNIRKQHSDPVVANHQAGMVTMRPLHSSPRLSELMQRSPLPTILGSPSRAIPPFEFPKPPSTPNLVTFLAQQGLVLAPPGSRTASDHRDPGQPPTGQLGQYSHRTAEDNKSFGRSQSASRLSDMLLMAAFGGPLGERGSNENLGSNRGAIDITAPSGDGAMAAGSASPAQVVFTVGSPPNSSTLPHTSRTRQYSGSSSSISPVGSFTSRYQTGTYLEGFEDPSSPRYSFTDPITANMGGPVTFLAPELPDETLMAQEHTETLRSLHFTLDFACCLMEVAGVRGTGAGAVGEQGDSSPPSLLRQQSLVADQISSLSREWSYAEQLVLYMKTAELLSSALHTAMECIKQGKLYPSATVKQVVKRLNKLFKSSVSSCLSLNARLERFFSRKHRLMDHINTITAERLLFSHTVQMVQAAALDEMFHQREASVQRYHKALLLMEGLSLLLTEHEDILIVTKCKECIERRLTALQSGLCI, from the exons ATGGAAACCGTGGGGAAATTCGAGTTTAGCAGGAAGGATTTGATAGGACACGGTGCATTTGCGGTGGTGTTCAAAGGCAGGAATAGAGAG AAACACGACTGGGAGGTGGCCGTGAAATGCATAAACAAGAAGAACTTGGCAAAGTCTCAGACCCTTTTGGGGAAAGAGATCAAAATTCTCAAG GAACTAAAACATGAAAACATTGTTGCATTACATGACTTTCAG gaAACGGCCAGTTCTGTGTACCTGGTCATGGAG tACTGCAATGGTGGGGACCTGGCGGACTATCTACACT cCAAGGGCACCCTGAGTGAGGACACTATCCGAGTGTTCCTGCAGCAGATAGCCGGGGCCATGAGGGTGCTGCAGGCCAAGGGGATCATTCACAGAGACCTCAAACCACAGAACATTCTGCTCTCCTACCCCGCAGGACGCAAGTCCCACTCTACCAACACCTGCATCAAGATAg CTGACTTTGGGTTTGCACGGTACCTTCAGAACAACATGATGGCTGCTACTCTGTGTGGGTCCCCTATGTACATG GCACCTGAAGTCATCATGTCTCAGAACTATGATGCCAAGGCTGACCTGTGGAGCATAGGAACCATTTTGTTCCAGTGTCTGACAGGGAAATCCCCATTTCAG GCTAGCAGTCCCCAGGACCTCCGGCTATTTTATGAGAAAAACAAGAACCTCAGCCCCAA TATCCCCAGAGAGACCTCCTGTCCCCTGAGGCTTCTGCTGCTGGGTCTTCTGCAGCGAAACCACAAGGACCGCATGGACTTTG AGGAGTTCTTCTGTCACCCCTTCCTGGAGGCGAGCTCGTCCATGAAGAAAA CAACTCCTGCTGTGACCATGACGTGCTTTCCCAGCTCCGCTTCAGCCAGCTCCTGTAGCAGCTCTTCCACCTCACACCTGGCCTCTCCaccg caGTCCCTGGCTGAGGTCCAGCAGGTCCGTACTAAGACACTCGCTTCTCCTACCCAGGATTCCCCTGGCTTCCTCCTCAAGGACTCGTCTGGAGGGGGCTGCAGCAGTAAGAACTCCTCCTGTGACACAGACGATTTTGTCATGGTGCCCGCCCACTTTCCCA CAGGTGAGCTCAACTGTGAGGGGCCTACTGGAAAGGTGTTCCACGACAGTCTGATGAACAGCGG CTCTCTGCTAGCCTTTGGTGGCCTGGGCAGTCAGGGCAAGACCCCACCCCACTCCCCCTCCTACAGTGGCTCCCCCAATCCTATCAG tCGGCCTAACGAGTTCTCTGGCAGTAACTGTGGTAACTACGGTCAGTCGGTGCCCATTCCGGTTCCCACTCAGGTCCAAAACTACCAGCGTATGGAGCAGAAGCTCCATTCCCCCAGCCAGGACGGCTCCCCACG GCTGTCCACCCCAGTGCGTCGCTGTAGCAGCAATAGTTCACTGGGATTTGGAAGGACTGGCCCATCTCTGCCTTACCCTGGAGGCTACGGGGCCTTGGCTGGCCTCCGCAGGCTGTCTGTAGGAGGGGCCAGACCCTTCCAGCTTTCACCTCAAG TGGGTACCATCCCTGAGCTGCCAGGGCAGGTGCGCCCTCTGGGCACAGACACCGGTAGCGGGGGGTCGCAAGACGGAG CTCTCCAGTTCCTCGACATGCGGCCTCCCGCTCAGCAGCAAGGCCTGGTCACCCGGCTTCACAGCGCCCCATGTCTCCTCGAGGCTGCTAGCAGGGGCGGCAGGCAAAATATCAGGAAGCAGCACTCTGACCCAGTGGTGGCCAACCACCAGGCAGGCATGGTGACTATGCGGCCCCTGCACTCCTCCCCCAGGCTGAGTGAACTCATGCAGCGCAGCCCCCTCCCCACCATTCTAGGATCTCCCTCGAGA GCCATCCCACCCTTTGAGTTTCCAAAACCTCCCAGCACCCCCAACCTGGTGACCTTCCTGGCCCAGCAGGGCCTGGTTCTGGCCCCGCCTGGCAGCAGGACTGCCTCAGACCACAGGGACCCAGGACAGCCGCCCACTGGGCAGCTTGGTCAATACAGCCACAGGACCGCAGAGGACAACAAGAGCTTTGGCAGGTCTCAGAGTGCAAGTCGTCTGTCTGACATGTTGCTGATGGCTGCATTTGGAGGGCCGCTGGGGGAGCGGGGGAGCAATGAGAACCTCGGCTCTAACAGAGGAGCCATAGACATCACAG CACCCTCTGGTGATGGTGCCATGGCTGCAGGCTCAGCCAGCCCAGCCCAGGTGGTGTTCACTGTGGGCTCCCCACCCAACAGCAGCACCCTACCACACACCTCCAGGACCAGGCAGTACTCAG GCTCCTCCAGCTCTATCAGCCCAGTGGGGTCCTTTACCAGCCGATATCAGACAGGCACCTATCTGGAAGGCTTCGAGGATCCCTCCAGTCCACGCTACAGCTTCACGGACCCCATCACAGCCAACATGGGGGGACCGGTCACCTTCCTGGCCCCTGAGCTGCCAGATGAGACACTGATGGCG CAGGAGCACACAGAGACCCTGAGGAGCCTTCACTTCACCCTGGACTTTGCCTGCTGTCTGATGGAGGTGGCGGGAGTCAGGGGGACCGGGGCTGGGGCTGTGGGGGAGCAAGGGGACAgctccccaccctccctcctgcGGCAGCAGAGCCTGGTGGCAGACCAGATCAGCTCCCTCAGCCGGGAGTGGAG cTATGCGGAGCAGCTGGTGTTGTACATGAAGACTGCAGAGCTCCTGTCGTCTGCCTTACACACAGCCATGGAGTGCATCAAACAGGGCAAACtgtacccctctgctactgtcaAACAAG tGGTGAAGAGACTGAACAAGCTTTTTAAGTCCAGCGTGTCGtcctgcctctccctcaacgCCCGGCTGGAGCGCTTCTTCTCTAGGAAGCACCGTCTCATGGACCACATTAACACTATCACCGCCGAGAGGCTGCTGTTCAGCCACACCGTTCAGATG gtGCAGGCTGCTGCTCTGGATGAGATGTTCCACCAGCGAGAGGCGTCGGTGCAGCGCTACCACAAGGCCCTGCTGCTGATGGAGGGCCTGTCCCTGCTCCTCACCGAGCACGAAGACATCCTCATCGTTACCAAAT GTAAGGAGTGCATCGAGCGCCGCCTCACAGCACTACAGTCAGGGCTCTGCATCTGA
- the ulk1b gene encoding serine/threonine-protein kinase ULK1 isoform X1, with product METVGKFEFSRKDLIGHGAFAVVFKGRNREKHDWEVAVKCINKKNLAKSQTLLGKEIKILKELKHENIVALHDFQETASSVYLVMEYCNGGDLADYLHSKGTLSEDTIRVFLQQIAGAMRVLQAKGIIHRDLKPQNILLSYPAGRKSHSTNTCIKIADFGFARYLQNNMMAATLCGSPMYMAPEVIMSQNYDAKADLWSIGTILFQCLTGKSPFQASSPQDLRLFYEKNKNLSPNIPRETSCPLRLLLLGLLQRNHKDRMDFEEFFCHPFLEASSSMKKTTPAVTMTCFPSSASASSCSSSSTSHLASPPQSLAEVQQVRTKTLASPTQDSPGFLLKDSSGGGCSSKNSSCDTDDFVMVPAHFPTGELNCEGPTGKVFHDSLMNSGSLLAFGGLGSQGKTPPHSPSYSGSPNPISRPNEFSGSNCGNYGQSVPIPVPTQVQNYQRMEQKLHSPSQDGSPRLSTPVRRCSSNSSLGFGRTGPSLPYPGGYGALAGLRRLSVGGARPFQLSPQVGTIPELPGQVRPLGTDTGSGGSQDGALQFLDMRPPAQQQGLVTRLHSAPCLLEAASRGGRQNIRKQHSDPVVANHQAGMVTMRPLHSSPRLSELMQRSPLPTILGSPSRAIPPFEFPKPPSTPNLVTFLAQQGLVLAPPGSRTASDHRDPGQPPTGQLGQYSHRTAEDNKSFGRSQSASRLSDMLLMAAFGGPLGERGSNENLGSNRGAIDITAPSGDGAMAAGSASPAQVVFTVGSPPNSSTLPHTSRTRQYSAGSSSSISPVGSFTSRYQTGTYLEGFEDPSSPRYSFTDPITANMGGPVTFLAPELPDETLMAQEHTETLRSLHFTLDFACCLMEVAGVRGTGAGAVGEQGDSSPPSLLRQQSLVADQISSLSREWSYAEQLVLYMKTAELLSSALHTAMECIKQGKLYPSATVKQVVKRLNKLFKSSVSSCLSLNARLERFFSRKHRLMDHINTITAERLLFSHTVQMVQAAALDEMFHQREASVQRYHKALLLMEGLSLLLTEHEDILIVTKCKECIERRLTALQSGLCI from the exons ATGGAAACCGTGGGGAAATTCGAGTTTAGCAGGAAGGATTTGATAGGACACGGTGCATTTGCGGTGGTGTTCAAAGGCAGGAATAGAGAG AAACACGACTGGGAGGTGGCCGTGAAATGCATAAACAAGAAGAACTTGGCAAAGTCTCAGACCCTTTTGGGGAAAGAGATCAAAATTCTCAAG GAACTAAAACATGAAAACATTGTTGCATTACATGACTTTCAG gaAACGGCCAGTTCTGTGTACCTGGTCATGGAG tACTGCAATGGTGGGGACCTGGCGGACTATCTACACT cCAAGGGCACCCTGAGTGAGGACACTATCCGAGTGTTCCTGCAGCAGATAGCCGGGGCCATGAGGGTGCTGCAGGCCAAGGGGATCATTCACAGAGACCTCAAACCACAGAACATTCTGCTCTCCTACCCCGCAGGACGCAAGTCCCACTCTACCAACACCTGCATCAAGATAg CTGACTTTGGGTTTGCACGGTACCTTCAGAACAACATGATGGCTGCTACTCTGTGTGGGTCCCCTATGTACATG GCACCTGAAGTCATCATGTCTCAGAACTATGATGCCAAGGCTGACCTGTGGAGCATAGGAACCATTTTGTTCCAGTGTCTGACAGGGAAATCCCCATTTCAG GCTAGCAGTCCCCAGGACCTCCGGCTATTTTATGAGAAAAACAAGAACCTCAGCCCCAA TATCCCCAGAGAGACCTCCTGTCCCCTGAGGCTTCTGCTGCTGGGTCTTCTGCAGCGAAACCACAAGGACCGCATGGACTTTG AGGAGTTCTTCTGTCACCCCTTCCTGGAGGCGAGCTCGTCCATGAAGAAAA CAACTCCTGCTGTGACCATGACGTGCTTTCCCAGCTCCGCTTCAGCCAGCTCCTGTAGCAGCTCTTCCACCTCACACCTGGCCTCTCCaccg caGTCCCTGGCTGAGGTCCAGCAGGTCCGTACTAAGACACTCGCTTCTCCTACCCAGGATTCCCCTGGCTTCCTCCTCAAGGACTCGTCTGGAGGGGGCTGCAGCAGTAAGAACTCCTCCTGTGACACAGACGATTTTGTCATGGTGCCCGCCCACTTTCCCA CAGGTGAGCTCAACTGTGAGGGGCCTACTGGAAAGGTGTTCCACGACAGTCTGATGAACAGCGG CTCTCTGCTAGCCTTTGGTGGCCTGGGCAGTCAGGGCAAGACCCCACCCCACTCCCCCTCCTACAGTGGCTCCCCCAATCCTATCAG tCGGCCTAACGAGTTCTCTGGCAGTAACTGTGGTAACTACGGTCAGTCGGTGCCCATTCCGGTTCCCACTCAGGTCCAAAACTACCAGCGTATGGAGCAGAAGCTCCATTCCCCCAGCCAGGACGGCTCCCCACG GCTGTCCACCCCAGTGCGTCGCTGTAGCAGCAATAGTTCACTGGGATTTGGAAGGACTGGCCCATCTCTGCCTTACCCTGGAGGCTACGGGGCCTTGGCTGGCCTCCGCAGGCTGTCTGTAGGAGGGGCCAGACCCTTCCAGCTTTCACCTCAAG TGGGTACCATCCCTGAGCTGCCAGGGCAGGTGCGCCCTCTGGGCACAGACACCGGTAGCGGGGGGTCGCAAGACGGAG CTCTCCAGTTCCTCGACATGCGGCCTCCCGCTCAGCAGCAAGGCCTGGTCACCCGGCTTCACAGCGCCCCATGTCTCCTCGAGGCTGCTAGCAGGGGCGGCAGGCAAAATATCAGGAAGCAGCACTCTGACCCAGTGGTGGCCAACCACCAGGCAGGCATGGTGACTATGCGGCCCCTGCACTCCTCCCCCAGGCTGAGTGAACTCATGCAGCGCAGCCCCCTCCCCACCATTCTAGGATCTCCCTCGAGA GCCATCCCACCCTTTGAGTTTCCAAAACCTCCCAGCACCCCCAACCTGGTGACCTTCCTGGCCCAGCAGGGCCTGGTTCTGGCCCCGCCTGGCAGCAGGACTGCCTCAGACCACAGGGACCCAGGACAGCCGCCCACTGGGCAGCTTGGTCAATACAGCCACAGGACCGCAGAGGACAACAAGAGCTTTGGCAGGTCTCAGAGTGCAAGTCGTCTGTCTGACATGTTGCTGATGGCTGCATTTGGAGGGCCGCTGGGGGAGCGGGGGAGCAATGAGAACCTCGGCTCTAACAGAGGAGCCATAGACATCACAG CACCCTCTGGTGATGGTGCCATGGCTGCAGGCTCAGCCAGCCCAGCCCAGGTGGTGTTCACTGTGGGCTCCCCACCCAACAGCAGCACCCTACCACACACCTCCAGGACCAGGCAGTACTCAG CAGGCTCCTCCAGCTCTATCAGCCCAGTGGGGTCCTTTACCAGCCGATATCAGACAGGCACCTATCTGGAAGGCTTCGAGGATCCCTCCAGTCCACGCTACAGCTTCACGGACCCCATCACAGCCAACATGGGGGGACCGGTCACCTTCCTGGCCCCTGAGCTGCCAGATGAGACACTGATGGCG CAGGAGCACACAGAGACCCTGAGGAGCCTTCACTTCACCCTGGACTTTGCCTGCTGTCTGATGGAGGTGGCGGGAGTCAGGGGGACCGGGGCTGGGGCTGTGGGGGAGCAAGGGGACAgctccccaccctccctcctgcGGCAGCAGAGCCTGGTGGCAGACCAGATCAGCTCCCTCAGCCGGGAGTGGAG cTATGCGGAGCAGCTGGTGTTGTACATGAAGACTGCAGAGCTCCTGTCGTCTGCCTTACACACAGCCATGGAGTGCATCAAACAGGGCAAACtgtacccctctgctactgtcaAACAAG tGGTGAAGAGACTGAACAAGCTTTTTAAGTCCAGCGTGTCGtcctgcctctccctcaacgCCCGGCTGGAGCGCTTCTTCTCTAGGAAGCACCGTCTCATGGACCACATTAACACTATCACCGCCGAGAGGCTGCTGTTCAGCCACACCGTTCAGATG gtGCAGGCTGCTGCTCTGGATGAGATGTTCCACCAGCGAGAGGCGTCGGTGCAGCGCTACCACAAGGCCCTGCTGCTGATGGAGGGCCTGTCCCTGCTCCTCACCGAGCACGAAGACATCCTCATCGTTACCAAAT GTAAGGAGTGCATCGAGCGCCGCCTCACAGCACTACAGTCAGGGCTCTGCATCTGA